A single Cannabis sativa cultivar Pink pepper isolate KNU-18-1 chromosome 7, ASM2916894v1, whole genome shotgun sequence DNA region contains:
- the LOC133039878 gene encoding uncharacterized protein LOC133039878, producing the protein MNSNHQMFFIPWNIGMHWTLVVVAPRKIIHLNPVKGRPIPEEIEQMIGRAFMYIGDAHQYLGPWQGISQANCPRQPKSQECGFYVLKYITDIVARANPNRYIEDQKAFGGKKQYDPKTELLPLQRKWIEQLMAVIHGDD; encoded by the exons atgaacagcaaccaccaaatgttctttattccttggaatatcgg gatgcattggacgctagtggtggttgcgccaaggaaaattatccatttaaaccctgtaaaaggccgcccaattcccgaagaaatagaacaaatgatcggaag ggcattcatgtatataggggacgcacatcagtatcttggcccgtggcaaggaatttcacaagcaaactgtccaagacaacctaaaagccaagaatgcggtttttatgttttgaaatatatcactgacatcgtcgcacgtgccaaccccaaccgttacatagaagatcaaaaagct tttgggggtaagaagcaatacgatccaaaaacagaattgttaccgctacagcgaaagtggatcgaacaattgatggcggtgattcacggtgacgattga
- the LOC133039752 gene encoding uncharacterized protein LOC133039752, with protein MYIVLFFVFVNYYLSFFILLVILLCFMCIVSGFFTVVVGLRLLGVRHNFVCSVFGLAIIDMANSESGSDSGAENECPTTIPTRGPTQMNEISKLMDQGKRVALEVNDKGQYCGKSYAKLVSTLGVRCRQTIGLAYKNWKEVNQTLKNKVWKDIQTGFIVPDTFKHDCLILAGKLMKDFKNRMTKDIIMPALKENDLGRLAQVPEKHPEIDAADWCKFVESRLTPEFLELSKVQRERSSKIQSRHRSGRSGMVNVREAVKKDLEVADPPRHRVWIKSRTKSRKLVTDYDKEIAEKIAQLEEKLSQGQIQVQGQNDILTQRSGHRSIPDVSWPPELLTVHGISDEEQS; from the exons atgtatattgttttattttttgtttttgtaaattattatttgagtttttttattttattagtaatattattgtgttttatgtgtatagtgtcgggattttttacggtggtcgtcggattgcggttattag gggttcggcataattttgtgtgtagcgtatttgggcttgcaattatag acatggcgaactcagaatcaggatctgattcgggagcagaaaatgagtgtccaaccacaatacctacacgagggccgacgcaaatgaatgaaatatccaaactaatggatcagggcaaaagagtggccctcgaagttaatgataaaggtcaatactgtggaaaaagctacgcgaagctcgtatccactctgggagtcagatgtcggcagacaatagggttggcttataaaaattggaaagaagtcaaccagactctgaaaaataaagtttggaaagacattcag acggggttcattgtgccggacaccttcaaacatgattgtctcatcctagctgggaagttaatgaaagacttcaagaataggatgacaaaagacatcataatgcccgcgttgaaagagaatgatctgggacgactggcacaagtccctgaaaagcacccggagatcgacgctgctgattggtgcaaatttgttgaaagtagactaactcctgaatttctg gaattgagtaaggtgcaacgtgaacgttcctcaaaaattcaatccagacatcgaagtggtcggagtggaatggtgaacgtacgggaagctgtg aaaaaggacctcgaagttgcagatcctccccgccaccgtgtttggattaaatctcgcaccaagagtagaaaacttgtcactgattacgacaaggaaattgccgagaagata gctcaattagaggagaagcttagtcagggacaaattcaggtccagggccaaaacgatatcctcaCGCAGCGCTCGGGACACCGCAGCATCCCGGACGTGTCGTGGCCGCcgg agcttctcacagTGCATGGAATCAGCGATGAAGAACAGAGTtag